A region from the Aegilops tauschii subsp. strangulata cultivar AL8/78 chromosome 5, Aet v6.0, whole genome shotgun sequence genome encodes:
- the LOC109778560 gene encoding uncharacterized protein isoform X2, protein MSSSDPVVVHSGGCHCGKVRWQAEAPASVAAGTCNCAMRGITFFTLPNDKFQLQPGSDEFLTTYTFGTGTAKHILCKVCGITSFYKQRGNPGEVALSVSCVDPGTITHVHVTPFDGSN, encoded by the exons ATGAGCTCCTCCGATCCGGTCGTCGTCCACAGCGGCGGCTGCCACTGCGGGAAAGTGCGGTGGCAGGCCGAGGCGCCGGCGAGCGTGGCGGCGGGCACCTGCAACTGCGCCATGCGCGGGATCACCTTCTTCACGCTGCCCAACGACAAGTTCCAGCTCCAGCCCGGCTCCGACGAGTTCCTGACCACCTACACCTTCGGCACGGGCACGGCCAAGCACATCTTGTGCAAGGTGTGCGGGATCACGTCCTTCTACAAGCAGCGGGGGAACCCCGGCGAGGTCGCGCTCTCCGTCAGCTGCGTCGATCCCGGCACCATCACGCACGTCCACGTCACGCCGTTCGACG GATCCAACTGA
- the LOC109778560 gene encoding uncharacterized protein isoform X1, whose amino-acid sequence MSSSDPVVVHSGGCHCGKVRWQAEAPASVAAGTCNCAMRGITFFTLPNDKFQLQPGSDEFLTTYTFGTGTAKHILCKVCGITSFYKQRGNPGEVALSVSCVDPGTITHVHVTPFDGKNWEY is encoded by the coding sequence ATGAGCTCCTCCGATCCGGTCGTCGTCCACAGCGGCGGCTGCCACTGCGGGAAAGTGCGGTGGCAGGCCGAGGCGCCGGCGAGCGTGGCGGCGGGCACCTGCAACTGCGCCATGCGCGGGATCACCTTCTTCACGCTGCCCAACGACAAGTTCCAGCTCCAGCCCGGCTCCGACGAGTTCCTGACCACCTACACCTTCGGCACGGGCACGGCCAAGCACATCTTGTGCAAGGTGTGCGGGATCACGTCCTTCTACAAGCAGCGGGGGAACCCCGGCGAGGTCGCGCTCTCCGTCAGCTGCGTCGATCCCGGCACCATCACGCACGTCCACGTCACGCCGTTCGACGGTAAGAACTGGGAGTACTAG